The following are encoded in a window of Salinigranum halophilum genomic DNA:
- a CDS encoding LysE family transporter: MNILLQGIVLGFSIAAPVGPIGVLCIQRTVSKGRFSGFVSGLGAASADAVYGAIAGFGITLVSSLLLEHQTTIRIIGGALLLYLGVQSFRTEPTNDSTAATNTSELTRDYGSTFLLTITNPVTILAFVGIFAGLGIGTSGAYADAAALVGGVFLGSALWWLTLSVGVSLFRTRFTQTVMRRVSQLAGLIIVGFGILALWGAV; the protein is encoded by the coding sequence ATCAACATTCTGCTACAGGGCATCGTCCTCGGGTTCTCCATCGCCGCACCGGTTGGCCCGATTGGCGTCCTGTGTATCCAGCGAACGGTTTCTAAAGGGAGATTCTCGGGGTTCGTGAGTGGCCTCGGAGCCGCGTCTGCGGACGCCGTGTATGGTGCTATCGCGGGCTTCGGTATCACACTCGTCTCGTCGCTCCTGTTGGAGCACCAGACGACGATTCGGATAATCGGTGGGGCACTGCTGTTGTACCTTGGCGTCCAGTCCTTCCGTACCGAGCCGACAAACGACTCGACCGCAGCCACCAACACGAGTGAACTCACCAGAGACTACGGCTCGACGTTTCTGCTGACGATCACCAACCCAGTGACGATTCTCGCCTTCGTTGGCATCTTCGCTGGGCTCGGAATCGGGACTTCAGGTGCGTACGCCGACGCCGCCGCACTGGTCGGTGGTGTCTTCCTTGGTTCGGCTCTCTGGTGGCTAACGCTGAGCGTCGGTGTGAGTCTGTTCCGGACACGATTCACCCAGACTGTGATGCGGCGGGTGAGTCAACTGGCTGGTCTCATCATCGTCGGGTTCGGAATACTGGCTCTCTGGGGAGCGGTGTAG
- a CDS encoding trimeric intracellular cation channel family protein, with protein MRLGDPFAVANVVGLLAFAIAGALKAADADLDLFGVVVLGVVTALGGGTTRDVLVGRTPTSLASVGDVTVALVGVAIAVIVVAGDGPRLRDNPLFLLSDALGLAAFASTGALVGTGVGLSPFGVVALATVTAVGGGSIADILLGRVPVVLREDFYATPALVGGVSFWILSEVGASAGLSTLVCTVSVLALRGLALTYDWQLPTV; from the coding sequence ATGAGACTCGGGGACCCCTTCGCCGTCGCCAACGTCGTCGGCCTCCTCGCGTTCGCGATCGCGGGTGCACTGAAGGCCGCGGACGCGGACCTCGACCTCTTCGGCGTCGTCGTCCTCGGCGTCGTCACCGCGCTCGGTGGGGGGACGACACGGGACGTACTCGTCGGGCGGACACCGACCTCGCTTGCCAGCGTCGGCGACGTCACCGTCGCACTCGTCGGCGTCGCCATCGCTGTCATCGTCGTCGCCGGCGACGGCCCTCGACTGCGAGATAATCCACTCTTTTTGCTCTCGGACGCGCTCGGCCTGGCAGCGTTCGCGTCGACGGGTGCACTCGTCGGGACCGGCGTGGGCCTCTCACCGTTCGGCGTCGTCGCGCTCGCGACAGTCACGGCTGTCGGCGGCGGAAGCATCGCGGACATCCTCCTCGGGCGAGTACCAGTAGTGCTCAGAGAGGACTTCTACGCGACGCCGGCACTCGTCGGTGGTGTGTCGTTCTGGATACTCTCAGAGGTCGGTGCCTCCGCCGGTCTGTCGACCCTCGTGTGCACCGTGAGCGTGCTCGCACTCAGAGGGCTGGCGCTCACGTACGACTGGCAACTCCCGACGGTGTGA
- a CDS encoding SAM hydrolase/SAM-dependent halogenase family protein encodes MITLSSDFGSPYPAAMRGVLLSADPQIRLVDVAHDLPRQDVRAAAFWTQFVLPEFPPAVHLLVVDPGVGTGRAALVVRAGDHALVAPDNGVALPAARALVGDSSVEVFAYAHDDPASNTFHGRDVFAPAAAAVHEAGVANVEDLDAVSPADEYVDLTLPEATVEGAGEEAVAHGEVLVVDDFGNAITSVPGPFIDGAARVRVNGERVPVGDSFAAVAEGERLVTVGSHGNVECDVNRGRGDEAFGLSTGDTVRIERIE; translated from the coding sequence ATGATCACGCTCAGTTCGGACTTCGGCTCGCCGTACCCCGCAGCGATGCGCGGCGTGCTCCTCTCTGCCGACCCCCAGATACGGCTGGTCGACGTCGCCCACGACCTCCCCCGCCAGGACGTCCGCGCCGCTGCCTTCTGGACCCAGTTCGTCCTCCCGGAGTTCCCCCCCGCGGTCCACCTCCTCGTCGTCGACCCCGGCGTCGGCACCGGCCGCGCCGCCCTCGTCGTCCGCGCCGGCGACCACGCGCTCGTCGCCCCGGACAACGGCGTCGCCCTCCCGGCGGCACGGGCGCTCGTCGGCGATTCGTCGGTCGAGGTGTTCGCGTACGCCCACGACGACCCGGCCTCGAACACCTTCCACGGCCGCGACGTCTTCGCCCCCGCCGCCGCGGCCGTCCACGAGGCTGGCGTCGCGAACGTCGAGGACCTCGACGCCGTCTCGCCCGCCGACGAGTACGTCGACCTGACGCTTCCCGAGGCGACCGTCGAGGGAGCGGGCGAGGAAGCGGTCGCTCACGGCGAAGTCCTCGTCGTCGACGACTTCGGCAACGCCATCACGAGCGTCCCAGGGCCGTTCATCGATGGCGCAGCGCGGGTTCGAGTGAACGGCGAGCGCGTGCCCGTCGGCGACTCGTTCGCGGCGGTCGCAGAAGGAGAGCGACTCGTCACCGTCGGGAGTCATGGCAACGTCGAGTGTGACGTGAACCGTGGACGCGGAGACGAGGCGTTCGGCCTCTCTACCGGGGATACGGTCAGAATCGAACGAATCGAATGA
- a CDS encoding nicotinamide-nucleotide adenylyltransferase, which translates to MRGFYIGRFQPYHNGHHRMVEEIAGEVDELVLGIGSAGDSHSPRNPFTAGERVMMVSKSVSDFDIVSYAVPIEDLDRNSVWVSHVQSMSPTFDVAYSNNPLVIQLFREAGVEVRQSPMFNRDVLEGTELRERMLSNGDWRSLVPASVVEVIEEIDGIERIQRVSETDSNGPRDATSDPE; encoded by the coding sequence ATGCGGGGGTTCTACATCGGACGGTTTCAGCCGTATCACAACGGCCACCACAGGATGGTCGAGGAGATCGCGGGAGAGGTCGACGAACTCGTCCTCGGCATCGGCTCCGCGGGCGACTCCCACTCGCCGCGGAACCCGTTCACCGCCGGCGAGCGGGTCATGATGGTCTCGAAGTCGGTGAGCGACTTCGACATCGTCAGCTACGCGGTCCCCATCGAGGACCTCGACCGGAACTCGGTGTGGGTGAGCCACGTCCAGTCGATGTCCCCGACGTTCGACGTGGCGTACTCGAACAACCCACTCGTCATCCAACTGTTTCGGGAAGCGGGCGTCGAGGTTCGCCAGTCGCCGATGTTCAACCGCGACGTCCTCGAGGGGACCGAACTCAGAGAGCGCATGCTCTCGAACGGCGACTGGCGTTCGCTCGTCCCCGCATCCGTCGTCGAGGTCATCGAGGAAATCGACGGGATCGAACGCATCCAGCGCGTCTCCGAAACCGACTCCAACGGTCCGCGAGACGCGACGAGCGACCCCGAGTGA
- the lonB gene encoding ATP-dependent protease LonB — MSNDMESDETPPERGSEDHPDSPSSEGTPRESPDREEPTDHDGADAPRREHGNGSNGRETQTIDDLDDLGSAVDVEVDGEATIEENPSEDDLLGGLRIDSTQEIEVPDRLVDQVIGQEHARDVILKAAKQRRHVMMIGSPGTGKSMLAKAMSELLPKEELQDVLVYHNPDDGNKPKVRTVPSGKGDQIVEAHKEEARKRNQMRSFLMWIIIAIVLGYSLIIAGQILLGILAAGIIYLAFRYGSRSGDAMIPNLIVNNADQTTAPFEDATGAHAGALLGDVRHDPFQSGGMETPSHDRVEPGAIHKANKGVLFVDEINTLDIRSQQHLMTAIQEGEFGITGQSERSSGAMVQTEPVPTDFVMVAAGNLDAMENMHPALRSRIKGYGYEVYMDDTIEDSPEMRRKYARFVAQEVAKDGRLPHFTANAVEEVILEARRRAGRKGHLTLEFRNLGGLVRVAGDIARSEDAENTTRDHVLQAKGRARSIEQQIADEYIQRRKDYELSVNEGFVTGRVNGLAVMGQDSGIMLPVMAEVTPSQGPGQVIATGQLKEMAEESVQNVSAIIKKFSDQDLSEMDVHVQFVQTGQQGVDGDSASITVATAVISALEDIPVDQGLAMTGSLSVRGDVLPVGGVTHKIEAAAKAGCKRVIIPAANEQDVMIEDEYKDMIEIIPVSHISEVLDVALEGEPEKDSLVDRLKTITGSALPKKGVRGPSSPSPQ, encoded by the coding sequence ATGAGCAACGACATGGAATCTGACGAAACTCCCCCGGAACGAGGGAGTGAAGACCACCCCGACTCGCCCTCGTCCGAGGGGACTCCACGCGAGTCTCCCGACCGGGAGGAGCCGACGGACCACGACGGTGCGGACGCTCCGCGGCGCGAGCACGGGAACGGGTCCAACGGGAGAGAGACACAGACCATCGACGACCTCGACGACCTCGGGAGCGCCGTCGACGTCGAGGTCGACGGTGAAGCCACCATCGAGGAGAACCCGTCGGAAGACGACCTTCTCGGTGGCCTCCGCATCGACTCGACGCAGGAGATCGAGGTACCGGACCGACTCGTCGACCAGGTCATCGGACAGGAGCACGCCCGCGACGTCATCCTGAAGGCCGCGAAGCAGCGCCGTCACGTGATGATGATCGGCTCGCCTGGGACCGGGAAGTCTATGCTGGCGAAGGCGATGTCCGAACTCCTCCCGAAGGAGGAGCTACAGGACGTCCTCGTCTACCACAACCCCGACGACGGCAACAAGCCGAAGGTCCGCACCGTCCCCTCGGGGAAGGGCGACCAAATCGTCGAGGCGCACAAGGAAGAAGCGCGCAAGCGGAACCAGATGCGCTCCTTCCTGATGTGGATCATCATCGCCATCGTCCTCGGCTACTCGCTCATCATCGCCGGGCAGATCCTGCTCGGTATCCTGGCGGCGGGTATCATCTACCTCGCGTTCCGCTACGGTTCGCGCAGCGGCGACGCGATGATTCCGAACCTCATCGTCAACAACGCCGACCAGACCACCGCGCCGTTCGAGGACGCCACGGGTGCCCACGCTGGTGCGCTGCTCGGCGACGTCCGCCACGACCCGTTCCAGTCCGGTGGGATGGAGACGCCGAGTCACGACCGTGTCGAACCCGGTGCCATCCACAAGGCGAACAAGGGTGTGCTGTTCGTCGACGAGATAAACACCCTCGACATCCGCTCCCAGCAGCACCTCATGACGGCCATCCAGGAGGGCGAGTTCGGTATCACGGGCCAGTCCGAGCGGTCCTCGGGCGCGATGGTCCAGACCGAGCCCGTCCCGACGGACTTCGTCATGGTCGCCGCCGGGAACCTCGACGCGATGGAGAACATGCACCCCGCCCTGCGCTCGCGTATCAAGGGCTACGGGTACGAGGTGTACATGGACGACACCATCGAGGACTCCCCCGAGATGCGGCGCAAGTACGCGCGGTTCGTCGCCCAGGAGGTCGCCAAAGACGGCCGTCTGCCCCACTTTACGGCCAACGCCGTCGAGGAGGTCATCCTCGAGGCTCGCCGCCGTGCGGGTCGGAAGGGTCACCTCACCCTCGAGTTCCGGAACCTCGGGGGATTGGTCCGCGTCGCGGGCGACATCGCCCGCTCCGAGGACGCCGAGAACACGACGCGCGATCACGTCCTCCAGGCGAAGGGTCGCGCCCGCTCCATCGAGCAGCAGATCGCCGACGAGTACATCCAGCGGCGTAAGGACTACGAGCTCTCGGTCAACGAGGGCTTCGTCACCGGCCGCGTCAACGGCCTCGCCGTCATGGGACAGGACTCCGGAATCATGCTGCCCGTCATGGCCGAGGTCACTCCCTCGCAGGGTCCTGGCCAGGTCATCGCCACTGGGCAGCTGAAGGAGATGGCCGAAGAGTCGGTCCAGAACGTCTCCGCCATCATCAAGAAGTTCTCCGACCAGGACCTCTCCGAGATGGACGTCCACGTCCAGTTCGTCCAGACCGGACAGCAGGGTGTCGACGGCGACTCCGCCTCCATCACCGTGGCGACGGCGGTCATCTCGGCGCTGGAAGACATCCCCGTCGACCAGGGCCTCGCGATGACTGGGTCGCTCTCGGTCCGCGGCGACGTCCTCCCCGTGGGAGGCGTCACCCACAAGATCGAGGCCGCCGCGAAGGCTGGCTGTAAGCGGGTCATCATCCCCGCCGCGAACGAGCAGGACGTGATGATCGAAGACGAGTACAAGGACATGATCGAGATCATCCCCGTCTCGCACATCAGCGAGGTCCTCGACGTCGCCCTCGAGGGCGAACCCGAGAAGGACTCGCTCGTCGACCGGCTGAAGACCATCACGGGGTCGGCACTCCCGAAGAAGGGCGTCCGCGGCCCCTCGAGCCCTAGCCCGCAGTAG
- a CDS encoding CPBP family intramembrane glutamic endopeptidase: MPDWATFAGFAGVVLVLLLLLAHASKSAVSGGTPIRGGVDRPQPGSVDPAVAEVHASLTNRVRATGRGTDPTHATQPQLSTLALLANVAVSQGAFGLLLLAGGWFTEIPPSAFGVTAPVLSASTLGVGVVLGGVLYAANEVGASVGERLGIGADEGLREALAPDSPAGWAVLLFLVLPIIAGFEELLFRGVLIGVFAAGFGVSPWLLAVGSSLAFALGHGAQGPAGVVVTGVLGFVLAAAFVLTGSLFVVVVAHYLVNALEFVVHEGMDVDWG, encoded by the coding sequence ATGCCCGACTGGGCGACGTTCGCCGGCTTCGCGGGCGTCGTCCTCGTCTTACTTCTCCTCCTCGCGCACGCGTCGAAATCCGCCGTGAGCGGTGGCACCCCGATTCGAGGGGGCGTCGACCGGCCACAGCCCGGCTCGGTCGACCCCGCCGTCGCCGAGGTTCACGCGTCGCTCACGAACCGCGTACGCGCTACCGGACGTGGGACCGACCCGACACACGCGACGCAACCGCAGCTCTCGACGCTGGCGCTGCTCGCGAACGTCGCCGTCTCCCAGGGGGCGTTCGGGCTCTTGCTCCTCGCCGGAGGGTGGTTCACCGAGATTCCGCCCTCCGCGTTCGGCGTCACCGCACCCGTCCTCTCGGCGTCGACGCTGGGTGTCGGCGTGGTGCTCGGCGGGGTGCTCTACGCCGCCAACGAGGTCGGCGCTTCGGTCGGTGAGCGGCTCGGCATCGGCGCGGACGAGGGGCTTCGCGAGGCGCTCGCGCCGGACTCGCCAGCCGGGTGGGCCGTCCTCCTATTCCTCGTGCTCCCCATCATCGCCGGGTTCGAGGAACTCCTCTTTCGAGGGGTGCTCATCGGCGTGTTCGCTGCCGGCTTCGGCGTGTCGCCGTGGCTCCTCGCTGTCGGCTCGTCGCTCGCGTTCGCCCTCGGACACGGGGCGCAGGGTCCCGCCGGCGTCGTCGTCACCGGCGTTCTCGGATTCGTGCTCGCGGCGGCGTTCGTGCTCACGGGGAGCCTCTTCGTCGTCGTGGTCGCGCACTATCTGGTGAACGCGCTGGAGTTCGTCGTCCACGAAGGGATGGACGTCGACTGGGGCTGA
- a CDS encoding methylated-DNA--[protein]-cysteine S-methyltransferase, translating to MTLDSATDAGIFARSFDDFVVEIGVASGRVVGVSFPDAVPDDAATDHALLDRVAAYLDGEEDHFDDVQVALTIPTAQRSVLEATRNVPYGETVSVERLARLAGLDPEDDDDRRTVETALRENPVPLFVPDHRVEGPGATPPTVARLLRAVESS from the coding sequence ATGACTCTCGATTCGGCGACGGACGCGGGCATCTTTGCCCGCTCGTTCGACGACTTCGTGGTCGAGATCGGCGTCGCGAGCGGCCGCGTCGTCGGCGTCTCCTTCCCCGACGCGGTGCCCGACGACGCCGCGACCGACCACGCGCTTCTCGACCGGGTGGCGGCGTACCTCGATGGCGAGGAGGACCACTTCGACGACGTGCAGGTGGCGCTTACCATCCCGACGGCTCAGCGGTCGGTACTCGAAGCGACGCGGAACGTCCCGTACGGCGAGACGGTCTCGGTCGAACGCCTCGCTCGTCTCGCCGGTCTCGACCCCGAGGACGACGACGACCGGAGAACGGTCGAGACGGCGCTGCGTGAGAATCCGGTCCCGTTGTTCGTCCCGGACCACCGGGTCGAAGGGCCGGGCGCGACGCCACCGACCGTCGCTCGCCTGCTCCGTGCCGTCGAGTCGTCGTAG
- the trpC gene encoding indole-3-glycerol phosphate synthase → MNDTGEEMAPAVRSILDAARERSGGDTRVSVDARSFPDAVAAAEADGRAPVVAEVKPTSPTTDGVVDSDPVELAREMVAGGATALSVLTEPAHFGGSADSLRRIRDAVDVPVLRKDFILHEAQLDVVEADLVLLIARFLTDDLSSMVDAARERGFQPLVEVHSGAELRHALDAGAAVVGVNNRDLTRLEVDLATFERVAPDVPDDVTLLAESGVTTPADARRMRRAGADALLIGSAIMDGDVRANTERFVRSERATETDETDTETTQ, encoded by the coding sequence ATGAACGATACTGGCGAGGAGATGGCTCCCGCGGTGCGCTCCATTCTGGACGCCGCCCGGGAGCGTTCTGGGGGTGACACCCGCGTCTCTGTGGACGCGCGGTCGTTCCCCGACGCAGTTGCGGCTGCCGAGGCCGACGGGCGGGCCCCGGTCGTCGCGGAGGTGAAGCCGACGAGTCCGACCACGGACGGGGTCGTCGATAGCGATCCGGTGGAGCTGGCACGGGAGATGGTCGCCGGTGGTGCGACCGCACTGTCGGTGCTGACCGAACCGGCGCACTTCGGCGGTTCGGCCGACTCGTTGCGCCGAATTCGCGATGCCGTCGACGTGCCCGTGCTTCGCAAAGACTTCATCCTGCACGAGGCGCAACTGGACGTCGTCGAGGCAGACCTCGTGTTGCTCATCGCCCGGTTCTTGACGGACGACCTCTCGTCGATGGTGGACGCGGCGCGCGAGCGAGGGTTCCAGCCGCTCGTGGAGGTCCACTCCGGCGCGGAGCTTCGGCACGCGCTCGACGCGGGCGCAGCGGTCGTCGGCGTGAACAACCGCGACCTCACGCGGCTCGAGGTCGACCTGGCGACGTTCGAACGGGTCGCGCCCGACGTCCCCGACGACGTGACGCTCCTCGCGGAGAGCGGCGTCACGACGCCTGCCGACGCTCGGCGGATGCGCCGGGCCGGTGCGGACGCGCTCCTCATCGGCAGCGCCATCATGGACGGCGATGTACGTGCCAACACGGAACGGTTCGTCCGCAGCGAACGAGCGACAGAGACCGACGAGACGGACACGGAGACCACACAATGA